The DNA window CGATGTGGACACCTACCACCCCGACGTCGACGGTGAGCGGGTGCGGCTGCGGCTGGGGCTGGCCGACCGGCCGGTCGTGGTGTGCGTCTCGCGCCTGGTTCCGCGCAAGGGGCAGGACATGCTCATCCGGGCGATGCCGGAGATCCGCCGCCGGGTGCCGGACGCCGCGTTGCTGGTTGTCGGTGGCGGCCCCTACCGGGCGGCGCTGCAGAAGCTGGCCCGGCAGACCGGGGTGGAACGCGACGTGGTGTTCACCGGTTCGGTGCCCTCGGCGGAGCTGCCCGCCCACTACGCGGCGGGCGACGTCTACGCGATGCCCTGCCGGACCCGCAACCGGGGCCTGGACGTCGAGGGCCTGGGGATCGTCTACCTGGAGGCCAGCGCGACCGGGCTGCCGGTGGTGGCCGGCGACTCCGGTGGCGCGCCGGACGCGGTCCGCGAGGGTGAGACCGGCTACGTGGTCCGCGGCCGGGACGTGCCGCAGCTCGCCGACCGGGTGGCGACCCTGCTCGCCGACCGGGACCTGGCCCGCCAGCTCGGCGCGGCCGGCCGGGCCTGGGTGGAGCGGGAGTGGCGCTGGGAGACCCAGGCCGAGCGGATGGCCGCCCTGCTCGCCGGCTGACCCGCGGGCGGCCCCGGCGTCGTGCCGGGGCCACCACGTCCGATCGGGTGATCAGGTGCGGACGAGAGCCGGCTCCGCCGGGGCCGGCCGCGGCGACCGGCGGGCCGGCCGGCCCGGCCACCAGGTGCGCACGCCGAGGTCCAGGGTCAGCGCCGGGATCAGCAGGCTGCGCACCAGCAGGGTGTCGAGCAGGATGCCGACCGCCACGATGACGCCCATCTGCACCGACGGCACCAGCGGCAGCACCAGCAGCGCGCCGAAGGTGGCGGCCAGCACCACGCCCGCGCTGGTGATCACGCCGCCCGTGACGGTCAGCGCGCGCAGCACGCCCGGCCGGTGCCCGATCCGGGCGACCTCCTCGCGGGCCCGGGTCATCAGGAAGATCGTGTAGTCCACCCCGAGCGCCACCAGGAACAGGAACGCCTGCAACGGGACCCCGACGAAGAGCCGGGGATGGCCCAGGGCGTCGAGCAGCAGCCCGGCGGCCCCCATGGCGGCCGCGTACGACAGCACCACGCTGACCATCAGCAGCAGCGGCGCGACCAGCGACCGGAGCAGCAGCACCAGGATGACCAGGACGACCGCGAGCACCAGCGGGATGACCACCCGGTTGTCCCGGTTCACCGTGTGCTCCTCGTCGAGCACGGTGGCGGTCCGCCCGCCGACCAGGGCCCGTGCGTCCGGTACCGCGTGCACGGCGGTCCGCAGCCGGGCCACTGTGTCCCGGGCGGCGTCGCTGTCCGGCGCGGCCGCGAGCACCGCCGGCACCCGGACCCACCGGCCGTCCGCCGAGCGTTCCGGCGCGCCCACCTCGGCGACGCCCGGCACCGCGCGGGCGGCGGCCACCACCGTCTCGGCCGTCCCGGCGGCGGCCAGGATCTCGGCGGGCGCGGCCGAGCCGTCCGGGTAGTGGGCGGCGATCAGCCGCTGCCCGGCGACCGAGCCGACCTCGGTGGTGAACGACTCGTCGTCGGGCAGGCCCAGGCTGAGGTTGCCGATGCCCAGGGTCAGCGCGGCCAGCGCGGCGGCGGTGCCGACCCAGACCGCCCGGGGCCGGCCGGCGACCAGGCCGGCGATCCGGCGCCACACCCCGTGGTCGGCGGTGTGGTCGCGGGTGTCGGCACCGGGGCTGTACCGGGGCACGAACGGCCAGAACAGCCACCGGCCGCAGAGCACCAGCACCGCCGGCAGCAGGGTGGTCATGGCCAGCAGCGCCGCGGCGATCCCGACCGCGCCGACCGGACCGAGGCCGCGGGTGGCCGGCAGGTCGGCCGCGAGCAGGCAGAGCAGTCCGACCGCGACGGTCGCCGCCGAGGCGCAGACCGCGCCGGCCGAGCGGTGCAGCGCGGCCCCCATGGCGACGTGCCGGTCGGCGTGCCGGCGCAGCTCCTCCCGGTACCGGGCGATCAGCAGCAGGGCGTAGTCCACCCCGACGCCGAAGACCAGCACGGTGAGGATGGTCTGGCTCTGGAAGTCGACGGCCAGCCCGGCGTGCCGGGCCAGCAGGTAGACCACCGCCCCGGCGAGCTGGTTCGCGACGGCCACCCCGACCAGCGGGATCAGCCACAGCACCGGGCTGCGGTAGGTGACCAGCAGGAGCAGGGCGACGGTGAGCGCGGTGGCCAGCAGCAGCGCGCCGTCCATCCCGGCGAAGGCGTCGAAGACGTCGTGCTCGGCGGCCGCGTCGCCGGTCAGGGCGGTCCGCAGGCCGGGTGGCGCGCGGTCGGCGAGCCGGTCCTTCAGCGCGTCGACCGTCTCGGCGCGCCGCTCGTCGTCGAGGCTGACCGGCAGGGAGAGCAGCAGCGCCCGACCGTCGGCCGCGGCCACCGGCGGGGACACCGCGCCGCCGTCGGCGTACCGGGCGAAGGCGGCCCGGTCGGCCTCGACCCGGGCCCGGTCGGTCGGGGTGAGCCCGGAGTCGCGGACATAGACGGCGATCGCGAGGGGGTGCCGCGAGCCGGGGAAGGCCGCTTCGGCGCGTTGCACTGCCCGGCTGCTCTCGGCGCCGGCCGGCAGCGCGCCGAGGGTCGAGTTGTCCTGGACCTCGCCGAGCTTCAGCGCGAGGGGGCCGGCCGCCACGAGCAGCGCCAGCCAGAGGAGAAGGGCCGCGTACTTGCCGCGGCGGCCGGCGGGCAGGCCGGCCAGGCGTTGCGGGGACATCCGAGTTCCCTTTCGTCGTCACGGTTGCGGGGTCGGCGACCCCGCTTCCGATCCTTCGGCCCGGCCGGGCGCGGGTCAGGGGTGTCAGCGCGCCGGCCGGGGTGGTGCCAGCACCACCGATCCGGGACGGCCGGTGCCGCAGAATGAGGCCCGTGGACGGCGTACGCGGACTGCTCCGCACCTGGATCCGGCCCGGCGCGGTCACCGCCGCGCAGGGGCTGCTGATCGCCCTGCTGTCGTTGACCACGCACGTCGCGCTCTTCGTGCTGTCGCTGGTGTCGCTGGTGCTGATCCCG is part of the Micromonospora halotolerans genome and encodes:
- a CDS encoding MMPL family transporter, whose product is MSPQRLAGLPAGRRGKYAALLLWLALLVAAGPLALKLGEVQDNSTLGALPAGAESSRAVQRAEAAFPGSRHPLAIAVYVRDSGLTPTDRARVEADRAAFARYADGGAVSPPVAAADGRALLLSLPVSLDDERRAETVDALKDRLADRAPPGLRTALTGDAAAEHDVFDAFAGMDGALLLATALTVALLLLVTYRSPVLWLIPLVGVAVANQLAGAVVYLLARHAGLAVDFQSQTILTVLVFGVGVDYALLLIARYREELRRHADRHVAMGAALHRSAGAVCASAATVAVGLLCLLAADLPATRGLGPVGAVGIAAALLAMTTLLPAVLVLCGRWLFWPFVPRYSPGADTRDHTADHGVWRRIAGLVAGRPRAVWVGTAAALAALTLGIGNLSLGLPDDESFTTEVGSVAGQRLIAAHYPDGSAAPAEILAAAGTAETVVAAARAVPGVAEVGAPERSADGRWVRVPAVLAAAPDSDAARDTVARLRTAVHAVPDARALVGGRTATVLDEEHTVNRDNRVVIPLVLAVVLVILVLLLRSLVAPLLLMVSVVLSYAAAMGAAGLLLDALGHPRLFVGVPLQAFLFLVALGVDYTIFLMTRAREEVARIGHRPGVLRALTVTGGVITSAGVVLAATFGALLVLPLVPSVQMGVIVAVGILLDTLLVRSLLIPALTLDLGVRTWWPGRPARRSPRPAPAEPALVRT
- a CDS encoding glycosyltransferase family 4 protein — translated: MSRTLLITNDFPPRPGGIQSFVHHLAVRQPPGSVVVYASSWRGAAKFDADQPFEVVRERTKVLLPTPLVARRAARLARAYDCDTVWFGAAAPLGLLAAGLRRRAGIRRAVALTHGHEAGWATLPGARAALRRIGRGVDVTTYLGEYTRVRLARVLDGVTELRRLAPGVDVDTYHPDVDGERVRLRLGLADRPVVVCVSRLVPRKGQDMLIRAMPEIRRRVPDAALLVVGGGPYRAALQKLARQTGVERDVVFTGSVPSAELPAHYAAGDVYAMPCRTRNRGLDVEGLGIVYLEASATGLPVVAGDSGGAPDAVREGETGYVVRGRDVPQLADRVATLLADRDLARQLGAAGRAWVEREWRWETQAERMAALLAG